A part of Deltaproteobacteria bacterium genomic DNA contains:
- a CDS encoding amidohydrolase family protein — protein MLLFAVLLLAQAPRETPPPPRPPERVLIKAAHLIDGHSSSPRNDLAVLVEGDRIAKVGPAAELQAPGVRVIDLGESWLLPGLIDAHTHVLLQGDITAADYDEQLLKESIPYRTLRAAAAVRTAVMNGFTTIRDLETEGAMYADVDVKTAIARGVIPGPRMFVATRAFAPTGTYPLLGYSWELQHLPEGVQIMDGPDAIRKAVREQVKYGADWIKFYSDRKYYKTNDPKRPLRSWVNFTRAELEAMVDEAHRLGRKVAAHAMAWDGIDAALTAKVDSIEHGDGLTDDLIDRVVKQNVYWCPTIYVGMYVAQGRGGIWPDLIAMEREAFAKALKRGVRIAYGTDVGGYAWTENQAKELSVMVRYGMTAMAAIQSATSVAAALLDPICPPQATGCEGSNVGSIAPGRFADLIAVAADPLKDISTLEHVQFVMKNGEVLKSR, from the coding sequence ATGCTGCTCTTCGCGGTCCTTCTCCTCGCCCAGGCTCCCCGCGAGACGCCCCCGCCGCCGCGGCCGCCAGAGCGCGTCCTGATCAAGGCTGCGCACTTGATCGACGGGCATTCGAGCTCGCCCCGCAACGACCTCGCGGTCCTCGTCGAAGGCGACCGCATCGCGAAAGTCGGCCCAGCCGCCGAGCTCCAGGCGCCGGGAGTTCGCGTGATCGATCTCGGCGAGTCCTGGCTCCTCCCCGGCCTGATCGACGCCCATACCCACGTCCTTCTCCAAGGCGACATCACCGCGGCCGACTACGACGAGCAGCTCCTCAAGGAGAGCATCCCGTACCGCACCCTGCGCGCCGCCGCCGCGGTGCGCACCGCCGTGATGAACGGCTTCACCACCATCCGCGACCTGGAGACCGAGGGCGCGATGTACGCCGACGTCGATGTCAAGACGGCCATCGCCCGCGGTGTGATCCCCGGGCCGCGGATGTTCGTCGCCACGCGCGCGTTCGCGCCGACCGGCACGTACCCGCTGCTCGGCTACTCCTGGGAGCTGCAGCACTTGCCGGAAGGCGTGCAGATCATGGACGGCCCCGACGCCATCCGAAAAGCCGTCCGCGAGCAGGTGAAGTACGGCGCCGACTGGATCAAGTTCTATTCCGATCGCAAGTACTACAAGACGAACGATCCCAAACGGCCCTTGCGGTCCTGGGTGAACTTCACCCGCGCCGAGCTGGAGGCAATGGTCGACGAGGCCCACCGCCTCGGTCGCAAGGTCGCGGCGCACGCCATGGCATGGGACGGCATCGATGCGGCGCTCACCGCGAAGGTCGACAGCATCGAGCACGGCGACGGTCTCACCGACGACCTGATCGATCGCGTGGTGAAGCAGAACGTCTACTGGTGCCCGACCATCTACGTCGGCATGTACGTCGCGCAGGGACGGGGCGGGATCTGGCCCGACCTGATCGCGATGGAACGCGAAGCGTTTGCGAAAGCCCTCAAGCGAGGCGTGCGGATTGCCTACGGCACCGACGTCGGCGGCTACGCCTGGACTGAAAACCAGGCCAAGGAGCTCTCCGTCATGGTGAGGTACGGCATGACGGCGATGGCCGCCATCCAGTCCGCCACCAGCGTCGCCGCGGCGTTGCTCGATCCGATCTGCCCGCCACAGGCCACGGGCTGCGAGGGAAGCAACGTCGGATCGATCGCGCCAGGGAGGTTCGCCGACCTGATCGCCGTGGCGGCCGACCCGCTCAAGGACATCTCCACGCTGGAGCACGTCCAATTCGTGATGAAGAATGGCGAAGTCCTGAAGTCCCGTTAA
- a CDS encoding DUF4476 domain-containing protein: protein MKRLGLLLVLVAACKGPEREARMGPPPAANPVTVVPLPPPVGEEVAVDYRTQTDGQALIEVAAPPGARVDIREGQALVGRDTAPMAVKAEADHWYMIGARLPSGAVREAKVQARAGQVASLRFVDVPQGPQAMSREAFKGFLQALDEEPGDQAKLNLLRSAAAKQWFTSAMAGVIIDHIVYRENKLAAVPILKDRILDRENAFWLYQHFTYREDKAKVQEILEH from the coding sequence ATGAAAAGACTCGGCTTGCTGCTCGTCCTCGTTGCCGCCTGCAAGGGCCCGGAGCGGGAGGCGCGCATGGGGCCACCGCCCGCCGCGAATCCCGTCACCGTGGTCCCCCTGCCGCCGCCGGTGGGCGAGGAAGTCGCCGTCGATTACCGGACGCAAACCGACGGTCAGGCGCTGATCGAGGTAGCAGCTCCACCGGGCGCGCGGGTGGACATCCGTGAGGGCCAGGCGCTGGTCGGGCGCGACACCGCGCCAATGGCGGTCAAGGCCGAGGCAGACCACTGGTACATGATCGGCGCACGTCTTCCGTCGGGCGCGGTGCGCGAGGCCAAGGTTCAGGCCCGCGCCGGCCAGGTGGCGTCGTTGCGATTCGTCGACGTCCCGCAGGGGCCGCAGGCCATGTCACGCGAGGCCTTCAAGGGGTTCCTCCAGGCCCTCGACGAGGAGCCTGGCGATCAAGCCAAGCTCAACCTGCTCCGCAGCGCCGCGGCAAAGCAGTGGTTCACCTCTGCGATGGCCGGCGTCATCATCGACCACATCGTGTACCGAGAGAACAAGCTCGCCGCGGTGCCCATCCTCAAGGACCGCATCCTCGACCGCGAAAACGCGTTCTGGCTCTACCAGCACTTCACCTACCGTGAGGACAAGGCCAAGGTGCAGGAGATCCTCGAGCACTGA
- a CDS encoding ABC transporter ATP-binding protein — MAHGSVRALPPDSLRERTRLTLQYLRYLPRTFALVRESSRAFAVGLIALLLGQAALPAAMAWVGKLIVDAVVAAARSGDSAQRWHVLRLVALEAGLMAVSTAMSRGQALLRDLMRASLGNHVNTLILEKAATLELRHFEDADFYDKMQNARREASIRPLSMALETASLLQQLLILASYAVLLARLSPWSVLLIVAASVPSFIAEARFSGESFRLNTWRAPEGRRQNYLEWILTRDSHVKEVKLFDLAPLVLRRYRALFEKFYAEDRSLALRKGAAGVVLGLVSLTAFYGAYAFMAVRAALGAITLGDLTLYLSVFRQGQTAIQSALASIGSLYEDGLFMSNLFAYLDIGTGGEQPRTVPALAPARVRSQEIEFRDVSFRYPGSENWVLRGVSLRLAAGEKLALVGENGAGKSTLVKLLMRLYDPSEGAILYGGTDLRDMDVRDLRDRIGVLFQDFVRYQWTARENVGVGWVPALDDRARVERAVDDGGARKLIEQLPQKLDTMLGGWFEEGHELSGGQWQKIALARAFMRDSEVLILDEPTAALDAEAEHELFVRLQQLAAERTAILISHRFSTVRRADRIAVLQHGQVEELGTHEQLIARNGRYAHLFRLQAAGYVS, encoded by the coding sequence ATGGCGCACGGATCGGTCAGAGCGCTGCCGCCGGATTCGTTGCGCGAACGGACCCGCCTGACCCTGCAGTACCTGAGGTACCTTCCCCGCACGTTCGCGCTGGTTCGCGAGTCCTCCCGGGCGTTCGCAGTGGGACTCATTGCGCTGCTGCTTGGCCAGGCAGCTTTGCCGGCGGCGATGGCATGGGTGGGCAAGCTGATCGTCGACGCCGTGGTGGCCGCTGCCCGCAGCGGGGATTCGGCGCAGCGTTGGCACGTGCTCCGCCTCGTGGCGCTGGAAGCGGGCCTGATGGCGGTGTCCACCGCGATGTCGCGCGGGCAGGCGCTGCTGCGCGATCTGATGCGCGCCTCCCTCGGCAACCACGTCAACACGCTGATCCTGGAGAAGGCCGCGACGCTCGAGCTGCGCCACTTCGAGGACGCGGACTTCTACGACAAGATGCAGAATGCCCGCCGCGAGGCGAGCATCCGCCCGCTCAGCATGGCGCTGGAGACCGCTTCGCTCCTGCAGCAGCTGCTGATCCTCGCCAGCTACGCCGTCCTCCTCGCCCGGCTCTCCCCCTGGTCGGTGCTGCTGATCGTGGCGGCATCGGTCCCCTCATTCATCGCCGAGGCGCGCTTCTCCGGAGAATCGTTCCGGCTCAACACCTGGCGCGCGCCGGAGGGACGCCGGCAAAACTACCTGGAATGGATCCTCACCCGCGACTCGCACGTGAAGGAAGTGAAGCTCTTCGATCTCGCGCCGCTGGTGTTGCGCCGCTACCGCGCCCTCTTCGAGAAGTTCTATGCCGAGGACCGTTCGCTGGCGCTGCGCAAGGGCGCTGCGGGAGTGGTGCTCGGGCTCGTCTCGCTCACCGCTTTCTACGGCGCGTACGCGTTCATGGCGGTGCGCGCTGCCCTGGGCGCGATCACCCTGGGCGATCTCACGCTCTACCTCTCCGTGTTTCGCCAGGGGCAGACTGCCATCCAGTCCGCGCTCGCCTCCATCGGCAGCCTGTACGAGGACGGCCTCTTCATGTCCAACCTCTTCGCCTATCTGGACATCGGGACCGGTGGGGAGCAGCCGCGGACGGTTCCGGCGCTCGCGCCCGCGCGCGTTCGCTCGCAGGAGATCGAGTTCCGCGACGTCTCCTTCCGCTATCCGGGCAGCGAGAACTGGGTGCTCCGAGGCGTTTCCCTCCGGCTCGCTGCCGGTGAGAAGCTCGCACTGGTCGGCGAGAACGGCGCCGGCAAGAGCACTCTCGTCAAACTGCTGATGCGCCTCTATGATCCGAGCGAAGGCGCCATCCTCTACGGCGGGACGGACCTGCGCGACATGGACGTCCGGGACCTGCGCGATCGCATCGGCGTGCTCTTCCAGGATTTCGTCCGCTACCAGTGGACGGCGCGCGAGAACGTGGGCGTCGGCTGGGTTCCCGCCCTCGACGATCGGGCACGGGTCGAGCGGGCGGTGGACGACGGCGGCGCGCGCAAGTTGATCGAGCAGCTTCCGCAGAAGCTCGATACCATGCTGGGCGGTTGGTTCGAGGAGGGACACGAGCTCTCCGGCGGCCAATGGCAAAAGATCGCGCTGGCCCGCGCGTTCATGCGCGATTCCGAAGTGCTGATCCTCGACGAGCCCACGGCGGCGCTCGATGCCGAGGCGGAGCACGAGCTGTTCGTTCGCCTGCAGCAGCTCGCTGCGGAGCGCACGGCGATTCTCATCTCGCACCGTTTCTCCACCGTGCGCCGCGCCGATCGCATTGCCGTGCTGCAGCACGGGCAGGTCGAGGAGCTGGGCACGCACGAGCAGCTCATCGCGCGCAACGGCCGCTATGCGCACCTCTTCCGATTACAGGCAGCGGGGTATGTCAGCTGA
- a CDS encoding RsmB/NOP family class I SAM-dependent RNA methyltransferase, protein MRHTAGVDRLRTVPWDALRADVALPAIASVLQGASAEREVDRALRRHGELARDERTATVEAIFGVALWRRRLLWETGSVSPANLLASLLRDLGGVAEDRALALTGAAPAFAKTERPTRLADRWSLPDWLEAHLLRELGDAAESFCAAIAVPGPVCLRANRLLCRRSALESGLAREGIDTVPSDRAPDALFVRSPQANLFGTRAWREGHFEPQDEGSQLLGHLVGARPGETVLDLCAGAGGKSLLLAAQGARVLAYDVDRERLERLRTRARRAGAERQIEIVDRPRPADLVLVDAPCSELGVLRRGPDVRWRIDPRSLAELPPLQRQLLETAAPLAAKRVVYGTCTISRAENEDVADAFDRAHPEFQRVTTWRTLPHLEGTDGFFAAVWERARA, encoded by the coding sequence ATGCGACATACTGCTGGCGTGGATCGATTGCGAACGGTGCCATGGGACGCGCTCCGCGCGGACGTCGCGCTGCCCGCCATCGCCTCGGTCTTGCAAGGCGCATCGGCGGAGCGCGAAGTCGACCGAGCGCTGCGGCGCCACGGTGAGCTGGCGCGCGACGAACGGACCGCTACGGTGGAAGCGATCTTCGGCGTCGCGCTCTGGCGAAGACGGCTTCTCTGGGAGACCGGTTCCGTCTCGCCGGCGAATCTGCTGGCATCGCTGCTGCGCGACCTCGGTGGCGTTGCAGAGGACCGCGCGCTCGCGCTCACCGGAGCGGCGCCGGCCTTTGCGAAGACCGAACGGCCGACGCGGCTCGCCGATCGCTGGTCGCTTCCCGACTGGCTCGAGGCGCATCTGTTGCGCGAGCTCGGCGACGCGGCGGAATCGTTCTGTGCCGCCATCGCAGTTCCTGGCCCGGTGTGTCTGCGCGCGAATCGCCTGCTGTGCAGGCGCAGCGCGCTCGAGTCGGGCCTGGCCCGCGAAGGGATCGATACCGTCCCCTCCGACCGTGCTCCGGATGCGCTCTTCGTCCGCAGTCCGCAGGCGAACCTGTTCGGGACGCGCGCCTGGCGCGAGGGACACTTCGAGCCCCAGGACGAAGGAAGCCAGCTTCTCGGCCATCTCGTCGGCGCCCGGCCCGGTGAGACCGTCCTCGATCTGTGCGCGGGCGCCGGCGGAAAGTCGCTGCTCCTCGCTGCGCAAGGAGCGCGCGTGCTCGCGTATGACGTCGACCGCGAGCGCCTCGAGCGCCTGCGGACCCGCGCGCGACGCGCAGGCGCAGAGCGGCAGATCGAAATCGTCGATCGTCCTCGCCCTGCCGACCTCGTCCTCGTCGATGCGCCCTGCTCCGAGCTGGGCGTGCTGAGGCGCGGACCGGACGTGCGCTGGCGCATCGATCCGCGCTCGCTCGCAGAGCTGCCGCCGCTCCAGCGCCAGCTTCTGGAGACCGCCGCCCCGCTGGCCGCGAAGCGGGTGGTGTACGGCACTTGCACGATCAGCCGCGCCGAGAACGAAGACGTCGCAGACGCTTTCGATCGCGCGCATCCCGAGTTCCAGCGTGTGACGACGTGGCGCACGCTGCCGCACCTCGAAGGGACCGACGGCTTCTTCGCCGCTGTCTGGGAACGCGCCCGCGCCTGA
- a CDS encoding translation initiation factor, which yields MSDEKKPFHNPFGALREKLGDLPAGPAPAPPAPPKGPARAVVRMERKGRGGKEVTAVEQLDLSVRELALWLNDLKAALGCGGAVEGDALVLQGDQRKRLLGLLAARGVRKITVG from the coding sequence ATGAGCGACGAGAAGAAGCCGTTCCACAATCCCTTCGGCGCGCTCCGCGAAAAGCTCGGCGATCTTCCCGCTGGCCCCGCCCCCGCTCCACCGGCGCCTCCGAAAGGGCCGGCGCGCGCAGTCGTGCGCATGGAGCGCAAAGGGCGTGGCGGCAAGGAGGTCACCGCCGTCGAGCAGCTCGACCTCTCCGTGCGCGAGCTCGCGCTGTGGCTCAATGATCTGAAGGCGGCCCTCGGCTGCGGCGGCGCAGTCGAAGGCGACGCCCTGGTCCTCCAGGGCGATCAGCGAAAGCGGCTTCTCGGGCTTCTCGCCGCTCGCGGCGTACGCAAGATCACGGTGGGATAG
- a CDS encoding diguanylate cyclase, with translation MADETRVLVVQAEPSERAFQRSLFAEAGMSVVEACSGSEALDYLATDHPDLVVLGRMLPDMDGLDLLPRLKSSELDFLPVLVASHRSETAERVRGLQLGADDYISRPCDPAELLARARALLRTKQTHDRIRKLQLTLEQMVVSDPLTGLYNRRFLMDRLLQEMQRSDRHGEPLAFAMIDLDGFKTINDLYGHVLGDKVLRAVGNAISRSIRVSDLAARYGGDEFAVILPQTPPEGAMRVCERLLRAISEAGFQDDSGKVCRVTASLGLAYYPADDVETPEDLVHSADGALYGAKRSGKNRYTAVRPMQPQATA, from the coding sequence ATGGCGGATGAAACCCGCGTCCTGGTCGTGCAGGCAGAGCCGTCGGAGCGCGCGTTTCAGAGGTCGCTGTTTGCCGAGGCCGGCATGTCGGTCGTCGAAGCGTGCAGCGGTTCCGAGGCGCTGGACTATCTCGCTACCGACCATCCCGACCTCGTCGTTCTCGGCCGCATGCTGCCGGACATGGACGGCCTCGACCTGCTTCCCCGCCTGAAGTCCAGCGAGCTCGATTTCCTCCCGGTGCTGGTGGCTTCGCACCGCAGCGAGACGGCGGAGCGCGTTCGCGGCCTTCAACTCGGCGCCGACGACTACATTTCTCGCCCCTGCGATCCGGCGGAACTGCTGGCCCGCGCGCGGGCGCTGCTGCGCACGAAGCAGACGCATGACCGGATCCGCAAGCTCCAGCTGACGCTGGAACAGATGGTGGTGAGCGACCCGCTCACGGGCCTCTACAACCGGCGCTTCCTGATGGATCGGCTTCTCCAGGAAATGCAACGCTCCGACCGCCACGGCGAGCCGCTGGCCTTCGCCATGATCGATCTCGACGGCTTCAAGACCATCAACGACCTCTACGGCCACGTGCTCGGCGACAAGGTCCTGCGCGCCGTCGGCAATGCGATCTCGCGCAGCATCCGCGTATCCGACCTCGCCGCACGCTACGGTGGAGACGAGTTCGCCGTGATCCTTCCGCAGACGCCGCCGGAAGGCGCGATGCGTGTGTGCGAAAGGCTCCTTCGCGCCATCTCCGAGGCCGGGTTCCAGGACGACTCGGGCAAGGTCTGCCGGGTGACCGCCAGCCTCGGTCTCGCCTACTACCCGGCGGACGACGTGGAAACTCCCGAAGATCTCGTTCACTCCGCCGACGGCGCCCTCTACGGCGCAAAGCGCTCGGGCAAGAACCGCTACACCGCGGTCCGTCCGATGCAGCCGCAGGCCACCGCGTAA